A stretch of Anaerohalosphaeraceae bacterium DNA encodes these proteins:
- a CDS encoding fused MFS/spermidine synthase encodes MQKRVFLFFAAGVFAGAFLLFQVQPLFGRFLTPWFGGTPEVWTACMLFFQLLLLAGYAYAHALRRLPARLQAVLHLLLLLAAAVLAFRIIPPAQLKPTPETNPIIQILWICLVCIGLPYFLLSSTGPLLQSWICRIDPAFIPYRLYALSNIGSLLALISYPFIFEPLLTRQQQALFWSSLFLFYAVTCAVCAINLFLNTPSSPSSQKKENSAGPLKGSSCLLWLSLPAVASTLLLAVTEKITQDIAVVPFLWILPLSLYLLSFIICFDSPRWYKRPLFLTLFIVSILGIIMARIIEEKRPNITLIIGLYSFLLFCCCMVCHGELYALRPHPRHLTAYYLLIAAGGALGGIFVSILAPLLFKTYVELHLAVLLAVILVVLTDRRYIQGRRRKIAYIAALAVVGLTGIFLVGRRTTQNQRAIDHARNFFGVLTVWEDDWDNPLLHKRLLQHGTTFHGLQFQHPDKRHLPTAYYGFNSGIGLLIRSNPQHPPRRIGVIGLGVGTIAYYGRKGDVIRFYEINPAVERLARKYFTYLSDSQADIQIVLGDGRLSLERESPQNFDILVLDAFSSDAVPVHLLTSQAMEIYLKHIKPDGVLAFHLSSIHLDLIQVVRKLAEHFQLHCLWLETYPDEQFGALSSDWLLLSPAKEPLENPLLQSAASPLPESAASVDLWTDDHIRLLQILKPSPRR; translated from the coding sequence ATGCAAAAACGAGTTTTCCTTTTTTTTGCGGCGGGTGTCTTTGCCGGGGCGTTCCTGCTTTTTCAGGTGCAGCCGCTGTTTGGGCGCTTTCTGACCCCCTGGTTCGGCGGCACACCCGAAGTGTGGACCGCCTGCATGCTCTTTTTCCAGCTGCTCCTGCTGGCCGGCTACGCCTATGCCCACGCCCTTCGCCGCCTGCCCGCCCGCCTGCAGGCCGTCCTGCATCTGCTCCTGCTCCTTGCCGCCGCCGTACTGGCCTTTCGAATCATCCCGCCGGCACAGCTGAAACCGACGCCCGAAACCAACCCGATTATTCAAATATTATGGATATGCCTTGTCTGCATCGGCCTTCCTTATTTTCTCCTTTCTTCCACAGGCCCGCTTCTCCAATCCTGGATTTGCCGAATCGACCCCGCTTTTATTCCCTACCGTCTTTATGCCCTCAGCAACATCGGCTCGTTATTAGCCCTTATTTCCTATCCGTTTATCTTTGAACCCCTTTTGACCCGTCAGCAGCAGGCCCTGTTTTGGTCTTCCTTATTTCTTTTTTATGCTGTCACTTGTGCTGTTTGTGCAATCAACCTCTTTTTAAACACCCCATCCTCCCCATCATCCCAAAAAAAAGAGAATTCAGCAGGACCTTTGAAGGGTTCATCCTGCCTTCTCTGGCTTTCTTTGCCCGCGGTCGCTTCCACGCTCCTGCTGGCCGTCACCGAAAAAATTACCCAGGATATTGCCGTCGTACCCTTTTTATGGATTCTCCCATTAAGCTTATATCTCCTGTCTTTTATAATCTGTTTTGACAGCCCTCGCTGGTACAAACGCCCCCTTTTCCTGACCCTGTTTATTGTGAGCATTTTAGGCATCATCATGGCCCGCATTATTGAAGAAAAAAGGCCTAATATCACACTGATTATCGGACTTTACAGTTTTCTTCTCTTCTGCTGCTGTATGGTCTGCCATGGGGAACTGTATGCCCTCCGCCCGCATCCCCGCCATTTGACCGCCTATTATCTGCTTATTGCCGCCGGCGGTGCACTCGGCGGCATCTTTGTCTCCATCCTGGCCCCATTGCTCTTTAAAACCTATGTGGAACTCCACTTAGCCGTCCTTTTGGCCGTGATTCTCGTCGTCCTGACCGACCGCCGGTATATCCAGGGCCGCCGGCGAAAAATTGCCTATATTGCCGCCCTTGCCGTCGTCGGACTTACGGGCATCTTCCTCGTCGGCCGCCGCACCACCCAAAACCAGCGGGCCATCGATCACGCCCGCAACTTCTTCGGCGTTCTGACCGTCTGGGAAGATGATTGGGACAACCCCCTCCTGCACAAACGGCTCCTCCAGCACGGCACGACCTTCCACGGTCTTCAGTTCCAGCATCCGGACAAACGGCATCTCCCAACCGCCTATTACGGGTTCAACAGCGGCATCGGTCTGCTCATCCGCTCCAATCCTCAGCATCCGCCTCGCCGCATCGGCGTCATCGGGCTGGGCGTGGGCACCATCGCCTATTATGGACGGAAAGGCGATGTCATCCGCTTTTATGAAATCAACCCCGCCGTCGAACGGCTGGCGAGAAAGTATTTCACCTACCTGTCCGACAGCCAAGCCGACATCCAGATTGTTTTGGGCGACGGCCGGCTGTCCCTCGAACGGGAATCTCCGCAAAACTTCGACATCCTTGTCCTTGACGCCTTCAGCAGCGATGCCGTGCCCGTCCACCTGCTCACCAGCCAGGCGATGGAAATCTACCTCAAACACATCAAACCCGACGGCGTCCTGGCCTTTCACCTGTCCTCCATTCATCTGGACCTGATTCAGGTCGTCCGCAAACTGGCCGAACACTTCCAGCTTCACTGCCTTTGGCTGGAAACCTATCCCGATGAGCAGTTCGGCGCCCTTTCCTCCGATTGGCTCCTGCTCTCTCCCGCCAAAGAACCGCTCGAAAACCCGCTCCTTCAGTCCGCCGCCAGCCCCCTGCCCGAATCCGCCGCCTCTGTCGATCTGTGGACTGATGACCACATCCGCCTCCTCCAAATCCTCAAACCCTCCCCCCGCCGATAA
- a CDS encoding oligosaccharide flippase family protein → MELKAHPDLYKRTVKGTFWLFSGRLFQQLLGYLKWIVLARFLHPRDFGSFGLVMLLTEIFNTFTQPGFHSSLIQKKESIHPYLNSVWTFGILRGLILCLILWAAAPGWVSFFEGRWEWSEKEILEPKGFLKTIREGRTPLDEDLASRIGTLDLDSRTAAQILTEICRTSDLRAAAEASSIHWSSYARSFFGKQLEAEGLYRVNRLLLEDAYPSFFQRKIVDRPEVIWLIRVFGILLFVGTFENICLLFFQKELRFSRLFWLQSTASLASSLSAICLAIWTRSVWALLGGQAADVLCRLLLGYWVYPYRPQFELDLEKLKPLWTFGKWITLSGILGFLLSHGDDLVVGKMLGVAALGFYGMAYKISNLPTTEITNVLLQVAFPAYSKLQDDPVRLQQAYFKMVSVAAAATFWFSGLIFLCAEDIVLLLLGEKWRPIIPCIRVLSLWGCVRPLGATSGSVFLSRGKPSYQGWTQAVKLILMAALIYPLTRMYGFTGTGMAVLLSAVFVQIPVLWLLAQLLQCSSGRLLRALWVPSAGLIGMFAGGALLTVLFGNDPSGIRLAAVGLGSTVCFAGCLWLADALSERQFYQFFHEQILFLKRAAVHYVHFDGFQKGFADRD, encoded by the coding sequence ATGGAATTAAAAGCCCATCCAGATTTATATAAAAGAACGGTCAAGGGAACATTTTGGCTTTTTTCCGGTCGGCTCTTTCAGCAGCTGCTTGGTTATTTGAAATGGATTGTTCTGGCCCGCTTTCTTCATCCGAGGGACTTCGGCAGTTTCGGGCTGGTTATGCTGCTGACGGAAATTTTCAATACATTTACCCAGCCGGGTTTTCATTCGTCTTTAATCCAGAAAAAGGAGTCAATTCATCCCTATTTGAATTCTGTTTGGACATTCGGGATTCTTCGGGGGCTGATTCTTTGTTTAATTCTTTGGGCGGCGGCTCCGGGGTGGGTGAGTTTCTTTGAGGGGCGATGGGAATGGTCGGAAAAGGAGATTCTGGAGCCGAAGGGGTTTCTTAAAACCATCCGGGAGGGGCGAACTCCGCTGGATGAGGATTTGGCAAGCCGCATCGGGACTTTGGATTTGGATTCGCGGACAGCGGCACAGATTTTGACGGAGATATGCCGTACGAGTGATTTGCGCGCGGCCGCGGAGGCCTCTTCCATTCACTGGTCATCTTATGCACGGAGTTTCTTTGGCAAGCAGCTGGAGGCAGAGGGGCTCTATCGAGTCAACCGCCTGCTGCTGGAGGACGCATATCCGTCTTTTTTTCAGCGGAAAATTGTTGACCGTCCTGAGGTGATTTGGCTGATTCGAGTATTTGGAATTCTGCTGTTTGTCGGGACTTTTGAAAATATCTGTCTGCTTTTTTTCCAGAAAGAACTTCGATTTTCGAGATTGTTTTGGCTTCAAAGCACGGCTTCGCTGGCCTCCAGTCTGTCGGCAATCTGTTTGGCCATTTGGACCCGAAGCGTCTGGGCTCTGCTGGGCGGCCAGGCGGCGGATGTTCTCTGCCGGCTGCTTTTGGGATACTGGGTTTATCCGTACCGCCCGCAGTTCGAGCTGGATTTGGAAAAGCTCAAACCGCTGTGGACATTCGGCAAATGGATTACTTTATCCGGAATACTCGGCTTTCTTCTGTCGCATGGGGATGATTTGGTTGTCGGGAAGATGCTGGGGGTTGCGGCGCTGGGCTTTTACGGGATGGCCTACAAGATTTCCAATCTGCCGACGACGGAAATTACCAATGTTCTCCTTCAGGTGGCTTTTCCGGCGTATTCGAAACTTCAGGATGACCCGGTGCGGCTTCAGCAGGCTTATTTCAAGATGGTTTCTGTGGCGGCGGCGGCGACCTTCTGGTTTTCGGGGCTGATTTTTCTGTGTGCAGAGGATATTGTGCTTCTTTTGCTCGGTGAAAAGTGGAGGCCGATTATCCCGTGTATTCGGGTGTTGTCGCTGTGGGGCTGTGTTCGGCCTTTGGGGGCGACTTCGGGGTCTGTTTTCTTAAGTCGGGGCAAACCGTCGTATCAGGGCTGGACGCAGGCAGTCAAGTTAATTTTAATGGCGGCCCTGATTTATCCGCTGACCCGAATGTACGGTTTTACCGGGACAGGAATGGCGGTGCTGCTGAGTGCAGTTTTTGTGCAGATTCCTGTTCTTTGGCTTTTGGCTCAGCTGCTTCAATGCTCGAGCGGGCGTCTTTTGAGAGCCCTGTGGGTTCCATCGGCGGGTTTAATCGGGATGTTCGCGGGCGGGGCTTTGCTGACGGTCCTGTTCGGAAACGACCCGTCCGGCATCCGATTGGCGGCGGTTGGATTGGGTTCGACGGTTTGTTTTGCCGGATGCCTCTGGCTGGCGGATGCTCTGTCCGAGAGACAGTTTTATCAATTTTTTCACGAACAGATTCTTTTTTTGAAAAGGGCCGCAGTGCATTATGTCCACTTCGACGGGTTCCAGAAGGGTTTTGCTGATCGGGATTGA
- a CDS encoding alkaline phosphatase family protein, with product MSTSTGSRRVLLIGIDGGCWSLLNRAIDAGAMPCLKALREQGSWGNLLSTIPPKTPAAWGAFQTGRNPGANGVFDFAWWDRASRQTRCASAASLEETIWEIAGRAGRRVGLLNVPMTYPPRPIPGMVVCGLLTPSMDSEWTYPPSLKSELLKAVPGYHIFNLDDMPFREVQKNPELFLSMMSDAVDKRGKAARFLLEQEPFDVFMVHFQASDVVQHGLWGFLSPDHPDYNEAVCRLAFERFYRKLDEEIQHTLELFQKRSIGPTVTFVLSDHGFQTHRKRVHLGYFLVEKGFLRVKQPDFSARMKNWMSCLTGRRIPSRPDFDWERSRVFSFSQGNDGFLYFLEENQSARLRTEEELRRSLDSLSDPETGQKVVRHIWRREELYRGKYADRMPDWVLQPIDGYSFTGDYAASQKELFRPVQLGRDFHIGMHHPEGILAVFGDSVKQGISLQGVRLIDLAPTILALLGTAVPAEMEGRVLTELFCGLEDSARTAGSQPPNPAVREEGVYSDEEAAQIEKRLRDLGYIE from the coding sequence ATGTCCACTTCGACGGGTTCCAGAAGGGTTTTGCTGATCGGGATTGACGGCGGGTGCTGGTCTCTTCTGAATCGGGCCATAGACGCAGGCGCGATGCCGTGTTTGAAGGCCTTGCGGGAACAGGGGTCCTGGGGGAATCTTTTGTCAACAATTCCGCCGAAAACGCCTGCCGCCTGGGGGGCTTTTCAAACCGGCAGGAATCCGGGAGCGAATGGAGTTTTTGATTTTGCCTGGTGGGATCGGGCTTCTCGGCAGACCCGATGTGCCAGCGCCGCCTCGCTGGAAGAAACAATTTGGGAGATTGCCGGTCGGGCCGGCAGGCGTGTTGGGCTTCTGAATGTTCCCATGACCTATCCGCCCCGTCCGATTCCGGGAATGGTGGTTTGCGGACTTCTGACCCCTTCGATGGATTCGGAATGGACCTATCCGCCTTCTTTGAAATCGGAGCTGCTGAAGGCAGTGCCCGGGTATCATATTTTTAATCTGGACGATATGCCGTTTCGGGAGGTTCAAAAGAACCCGGAGCTGTTTTTGTCAATGATGTCGGATGCCGTGGACAAACGCGGAAAAGCAGCTCGTTTTTTGCTCGAGCAGGAGCCCTTTGATGTTTTTATGGTTCATTTTCAGGCCAGTGATGTCGTCCAGCACGGCCTTTGGGGATTTTTGAGTCCCGACCATCCGGATTACAACGAAGCGGTCTGCCGGCTTGCTTTTGAGCGGTTCTATCGGAAACTTGATGAAGAAATTCAGCATACCCTGGAGCTTTTTCAGAAGCGTTCTATCGGTCCGACCGTGACGTTCGTGCTTTCGGATCATGGATTTCAGACGCACAGAAAAAGAGTTCACCTGGGGTATTTCTTGGTTGAAAAAGGGTTCCTGCGGGTGAAACAGCCGGATTTTTCTGCTCGGATGAAGAATTGGATGAGCTGTTTGACAGGCAGGAGGATTCCCTCCCGACCGGATTTTGACTGGGAGAGGAGCCGTGTGTTTTCCTTCAGTCAGGGCAATGACGGCTTTCTTTATTTTCTGGAAGAGAATCAGTCTGCCCGCCTTCGAACTGAAGAGGAATTGAGAAGAAGTCTTGACTCGCTGAGCGACCCGGAGACAGGCCAAAAAGTAGTCCGGCACATCTGGCGACGGGAAGAGCTGTATCGGGGGAAGTATGCGGACCGGATGCCGGACTGGGTCCTGCAGCCGATTGACGGCTATTCGTTTACCGGAGATTATGCGGCTTCCCAGAAAGAGCTCTTTCGGCCCGTTCAGCTCGGCCGTGATTTTCATATCGGGATGCATCATCCCGAAGGAATATTGGCGGTTTTTGGCGATTCAGTCAAACAAGGGATATCATTGCAGGGAGTCCGTCTGATTGATTTGGCTCCGACGATACTGGCGTTGCTGGGAACAGCGGTTCCGGCGGAGATGGAGGGACGGGTTTTGACGGAGCTGTTTTGCGGACTGGAGGACTCGGCAAGGACCGCCGGCTCTCAACCACCAAATCCTGCGGTTCGGGAAGAAGGGGTTTATTCCGACGAGGAGGCGGCGCAGATTGAAAAGCGTCTTCGGGACCTTGGGTATATCGAGTAG
- a CDS encoding sulfotransferase — translation MELLSALPIEIRQKVNRILNKIESRTPVCIRNLGARLHPDTIFICGNYKTGSSAIAALLAIATRQKRTIDLFWRTPGTIPFKLLRKELPLEWYIQRYRYLFSRKIVKEPDLIFYMDQLTVLFPQARYVFLLRDPRDNIRSILSFLKLPGNAEDLTAEQIQQTPGSVWKLALDGTLFGTKGNNYIATQALRWNRILEIYEQYKDRMLLLKYETFLQDKIQAIRDLASRLGLPVKRDIRPYLNRQYQPKGNYETDWLSFYGPENLSLIETLCRGKMLQYGYPLSAVSPQDTARI, via the coding sequence ATGGAGCTGCTGAGCGCTTTGCCCATAGAAATCCGGCAAAAAGTCAATCGGATTCTGAACAAAATAGAATCCAGAACCCCCGTCTGCATCCGAAATCTCGGAGCCAGACTGCATCCGGACACCATCTTCATCTGCGGCAACTACAAGACCGGCTCATCGGCCATCGCCGCTCTGCTGGCTATCGCAACACGCCAAAAGAGAACCATCGATTTGTTCTGGCGAACTCCCGGAACCATTCCATTCAAGCTGCTCCGGAAAGAACTGCCGCTGGAGTGGTACATCCAGCGATACCGCTATCTGTTTTCCAGAAAAATTGTCAAAGAACCGGACCTGATTTTCTATATGGACCAACTGACGGTCCTGTTTCCCCAGGCCCGTTATGTCTTTCTTCTGCGGGACCCGCGCGACAACATCCGCAGCATCCTGAGTTTTTTGAAACTGCCCGGCAACGCCGAAGACCTGACGGCTGAGCAGATTCAGCAAACCCCCGGCAGCGTCTGGAAACTGGCTCTGGACGGCACCCTGTTCGGCACGAAAGGAAACAACTATATTGCAACCCAGGCCCTTCGCTGGAACCGCATCCTCGAGATTTATGAACAATACAAAGACCGAATGCTCCTGCTGAAATACGAAACCTTCCTCCAGGACAAAATCCAGGCCATCCGAGACCTTGCCTCCCGACTCGGCCTTCCGGTCAAACGCGACATTCGGCCCTATCTGAACCGCCAATATCAGCCGAAGGGCAATTATGAAACCGACTGGCTGAGCTTTTACGGCCCCGAAAATCTGTCTCTCATCGAAACCCTCTGCCGGGGAAAAATGCTCCAATACGGCTATCCGCTGTCTGCAGTTTCGCCTCAAGATACAGCAAGGATTTAA